One genomic region from Jilunia laotingensis encodes:
- a CDS encoding L-lactate permease, whose translation MTLFLAIIPVLLLIVLMAFLKMSGDKSSVISLIVTMVIAFLGFHFSLGNLAFSFLYGALKAISPILIIILMAIFSYNVLLKTQKMETIKQQFSSISTDKSIQVLLLTWGFGGLLEAMAGFGTAVAIPAAILISLGFKPVFSAVVSLIANSVATAFGAIGTPVLVLAKETNLDVLNLSTNVVLQLSVLMFLVPLALLFLTDPKLKSLPKNVFLALLVGGVSLVSQYAAARYMGAESPAIIGSILSIIVIVLYGKLTSRKKDKKEKEPKISLKTKDIISAWSIYLLILALIIITSPLFPTLRGTLENNWVTRISLPINGSTVHYTISWLTHAGVLLFIGSFIGGLIQGATVKELFTVLWSTTKQLKKTFITVICLVGLSTIMDTAGMISVIATALATATGSLYPLFAPVIGCLGTFITGSDTSSNILFGKLQASVAGHINVSPDWLSAANTVGATGGKIISPQSIAIATSASSQQGKEGEILKSAIPYALVYVVITGIIVFIFS comes from the coding sequence ATGACACTCTTCCTTGCGATTATTCCAGTTTTGCTCCTGATAGTATTAATGGCATTTTTAAAAATGTCCGGTGATAAAAGTAGTGTCATATCACTGATAGTAACAATGGTCATCGCCTTTTTGGGCTTTCATTTCTCCTTGGGGAACTTAGCCTTCTCTTTCCTTTACGGTGCGCTAAAAGCCATATCACCGATATTGATCATTATCCTGATGGCAATTTTCAGTTACAATGTTTTGCTGAAAACCCAAAAGATGGAAACCATCAAACAGCAATTCTCCTCCATCTCTACCGACAAGAGCATACAGGTGTTACTGTTGACATGGGGGTTCGGTGGACTCCTCGAAGCTATGGCAGGCTTCGGAACAGCCGTTGCCATCCCTGCCGCGATCCTTATCAGCCTGGGATTCAAACCGGTTTTCTCTGCCGTAGTCAGTCTGATAGCCAACAGTGTCGCCACCGCTTTCGGAGCCATCGGCACACCGGTACTGGTACTGGCGAAAGAAACCAATCTCGATGTACTCAACTTAAGTACGAATGTCGTGCTGCAACTTTCAGTACTGATGTTCCTGGTTCCCCTGGCATTGCTCTTCCTCACCGATCCGAAACTGAAATCACTCCCGAAGAATGTTTTTCTAGCATTACTTGTAGGCGGTGTATCCCTTGTAAGCCAATATGCCGCTGCACGTTACATGGGTGCGGAATCACCTGCCATCATCGGTAGTATCCTTTCCATTATCGTCATCGTACTCTATGGAAAGCTTACCTCCCGCAAAAAGGATAAAAAGGAAAAAGAACCTAAGATATCACTTAAAACGAAAGATATTATCAGTGCGTGGAGCATCTATTTACTTATCCTTGCACTGATTATCATCACCAGTCCTCTGTTTCCTACACTAAGAGGCACGCTGGAGAACAATTGGGTGACACGGATCAGCCTTCCCATAAACGGTTCGACCGTACATTATACCATATCCTGGCTTACTCATGCGGGCGTTTTGCTCTTCATCGGCTCATTTATCGGTGGACTGATCCAGGGAGCTACCGTCAAAGAATTATTCACCGTGCTTTGGAGTACTACCAAACAGTTGAAAAAAACTTTCATCACGGTGATCTGCCTCGTAGGTCTTTCCACTATTATGGATACAGCGGGAATGATTTCAGTGATAGCTACTGCCCTTGCCACGGCAACAGGCAGCCTGTATCCTCTCTTTGCACCGGTTATCGGCTGTCTGGGTACGTTCATCACCGGTAGCGATACCTCCTCCAATATCCTTTTCGGAAAGCTGCAAGCCAGTGTGGCAGGTCATATCAACGTAAGTCCCGACTGGCTGTCGGCAGCCAATACCGTAGGTGCAACGGGCGGTAAGATTATCTCTCCACAGAGCATAGCCATCGCAACTTCAGCCAGTAGCCAGCAAGGGAAAGAAGGTGAGATATTGAAATCCGCCATTCCTTATGCACTCGTATATGTGGTAATAACCGGTATCATTGTCTTTATTTTCAGTTGA
- the accC gene encoding acetyl-CoA carboxylase biotin carboxylase subunit, with protein sequence MIKKILVANRGEIAMRIFRTCRVMNIATVAIYTRVDRGALHVRYAEEAYCISDSPEDTSYLKPEKILAIAKKTGAAIHPGYGFLSENADFARRCEEEGVIFIGPSADIIAKMGIKTEARKIMREAGLPIVPGTENPVKGIEEAKKVAAEVGYPIMLKALAGGGGKGMRLVHSEEEVEEALRLSQSEAGSSFGNNAVYIEKYIENPHHIEVQILGDKYGNVVHLYERECSIQRRNQKVIEESPSPFVKDETRAKMFKVAVEACKKIGYYSAGTLEFMMDKDQNFYFLEMNTRLQVEHPVTEACTGVDLVRDMIQVAAGNPLPYKQENIEFRGASIECRIYAEDPENNFMPSPGVITVREAPEGRNLRLDSAAYAGFEVSLHYDPMIAKLCCWGRTRESAISNMARALREYKILGIKTTIPFHQRVLKNAAFLKGEYDTTFIDTRFDKEDLKRRQNTDPTVAVIAATLKHYEQEKEAASRATTLPVVGDSLWKYYGKLQMTANNY encoded by the coding sequence ATGATAAAAAAGATATTAGTTGCTAACCGTGGCGAGATTGCCATGCGTATTTTCCGTACTTGCCGGGTGATGAATATTGCCACGGTGGCCATATATACCCGTGTAGACCGGGGGGCACTCCATGTACGGTATGCCGAAGAAGCTTATTGCATTTCAGACTCACCCGAAGATACTTCCTACCTGAAACCGGAGAAGATACTTGCCATCGCCAAGAAGACGGGAGCTGCCATTCATCCGGGATACGGATTCCTTTCGGAGAATGCGGATTTCGCACGCCGCTGTGAGGAAGAAGGGGTGATCTTTATCGGGCCGAGTGCCGATATAATTGCCAAAATGGGTATTAAGACGGAGGCACGAAAGATCATGAGGGAAGCCGGATTGCCCATTGTGCCCGGGACGGAGAATCCCGTGAAAGGTATCGAGGAAGCAAAGAAAGTGGCTGCCGAGGTAGGATACCCGATCATGCTGAAGGCCTTGGCCGGAGGTGGAGGAAAAGGGATGCGTCTGGTACATTCGGAAGAAGAGGTGGAAGAGGCATTGCGCTTGTCACAGTCCGAGGCCGGAAGTTCGTTCGGCAATAATGCCGTTTATATCGAGAAGTATATTGAGAATCCGCATCATATAGAGGTGCAGATTTTAGGAGATAAATATGGAAATGTAGTCCATCTGTATGAACGCGAATGTTCTATTCAGAGGCGTAATCAGAAGGTTATCGAGGAATCACCGTCGCCTTTTGTAAAGGATGAAACCCGTGCCAAGATGTTTAAGGTAGCCGTGGAAGCTTGCAAGAAGATCGGTTATTACAGCGCGGGGACGCTTGAGTTCATGATGGATAAGGATCAGAATTTCTATTTCCTCGAGATGAATACCCGTCTTCAGGTGGAACATCCTGTGACGGAAGCGTGTACGGGTGTGGACTTGGTTCGCGATATGATACAGGTAGCTGCCGGCAATCCTTTGCCTTACAAACAGGAAAACATCGAATTTCGCGGGGCTTCCATCGAATGCCGTATTTATGCGGAAGATCCGGAGAATAATTTTATGCCTTCACCCGGTGTCATCACGGTACGCGAGGCTCCCGAAGGACGTAATCTTCGTCTGGATAGTGCCGCCTATGCCGGTTTCGAGGTATCGCTCCATTATGACCCGATGATTGCGAAGCTCTGTTGCTGGGGACGTACCCGTGAATCTGCCATCTCGAATATGGCTCGTGCCCTTCGGGAGTATAAGATTCTCGGCATCAAGACTACCATCCCTTTCCACCAACGTGTGTTGAAGAATGCCGCTTTCCTGAAAGGGGAGTACGATACTACATTTATTGACACCCGTTTTGACAAGGAGGATTTAAAGCGTAGGCAGAACACCGATCCTACGGTGGCGGTGATTGCTGCTACCCTGAAGCATTACGAGCAAGAGAAGGAGGCGGCTTCGAGGGCAACCACGCTTCCCGTAGTGGGCGATTCTCTTTGGAAATATTATGGCAAGTTGCAGATGACTGCCAATAACTATTAA
- a CDS encoding biotin/lipoyl-containing protein: protein MNTILATYYAHIQDVPGSEYKVEILEDGPIKKVAVNGKIYEVDYNVGGDSIYSIIIDNHSHGVQISPNSHSSYTIMNKGELFQIELKSEMEKIHNAHSGSDSIGRQVVEAPMPGVILKTYVKKGDEVKKGDPLCVLVAMKMENEIRSTTDGVVKEIFVEENMKVGLNDRIMVVE from the coding sequence ATGAATACAATATTAGCAACCTATTATGCCCATATACAGGATGTACCCGGCAGTGAATACAAGGTGGAAATTCTGGAAGACGGGCCTATCAAGAAAGTGGCTGTGAATGGGAAGATTTATGAGGTGGATTATAATGTAGGGGGCGACTCCATCTATTCCATCATCATAGATAATCATTCGCACGGTGTACAGATTTCTCCCAATTCTCATTCATCCTATACCATCATGAATAAAGGAGAACTTTTCCAGATTGAACTGAAAAGTGAGATGGAGAAGATTCACAATGCCCACAGTGGTTCCGATAGCATCGGCAGACAGGTAGTGGAAGCCCCTATGCCGGGTGTGATCCTCAAGACATATGTGAAGAAAGGGGATGAAGTGAAGAAAGGTGATCCACTCTGTGTATTGGTGGCCATGAAAATGGAAAACGAAATCCGTTCGACAACGGACGGAGTGGTGAAAGAGATTTTCGTAGAAGAAAACATGAAAGTGGGACTGAACGACCGGATTATGGTGGTAGAATAA
- a CDS encoding DUF3575 domain-containing protein, with translation MKRFRLFLAVGFLLVFATGAYAQRMGDQTYLPKFAIKTNALYWATSTPNLGIELGLAKKLTLDISGNYNPWKFSDNKQFKHWLVQPELRYWLCERFNGSFFGLHGHYADVDVSNLDMFGLGHDRYDGKLYGAGISYGYQWILKHRWSMEATIGIGYARIKYDKYEPGDNGKKLGHNTKDYFGPTKIGLSFIYTIK, from the coding sequence ATGAAAAGATTCAGATTATTTTTAGCAGTAGGATTCCTACTCGTTTTTGCTACAGGCGCGTATGCCCAGAGAATGGGAGATCAGACTTATCTACCCAAATTTGCTATCAAGACAAATGCCCTCTATTGGGCTACCAGTACCCCCAACCTCGGAATAGAGCTTGGCTTGGCAAAGAAACTGACACTCGACATTTCGGGCAATTACAACCCTTGGAAGTTCTCCGACAACAAACAATTCAAACATTGGCTCGTACAACCGGAGTTGCGTTACTGGCTCTGCGAACGTTTCAACGGCAGCTTCTTTGGACTCCACGGACATTACGCTGATGTGGATGTCAGCAACCTCGACATGTTCGGCTTGGGACACGACCGTTACGACGGTAAGCTCTATGGTGCCGGCATTTCCTATGGTTATCAATGGATACTGAAACATAGATGGAGCATGGAAGCCACTATCGGCATCGGATACGCCCGTATCAAATACGATAAGTATGAACCGGGCGATAATGGAAAGAAGCTCGGGCATAATACCAAAGATTACTTCGGTCCTACCAAGATAGGTCTTAGCTTCATTTATACTATCAAATAA
- a CDS encoding DUF3868 domain-containing protein has protein sequence MKTKIVYLLLALVIALPAGAQKLYNDALSLSDVSLWQQGNSLYIDMKIDMSNLAVSPQRSLTLTPLLTDGQHNVALENIIINGRRRQKAYIRGIAIKQELPAGIVIPYEKRGVLDYTQVIPYEPWMENASLNLVENLCGCGNNEEMIAQELISNDVSTEAKRLAAMAPIVAYIQPAVEVVKERSEQYEAHLDFPVNKAVILPEFMNNHKELTNIQTMFDKIQNDKNLTVTGISIEGFASPEGPLKLNEKLSQNRAEALKKYLTTNEKIPANLYKVSFGGENWDGLVKALETSSMKDKETFISIIKNTSDDALRKKEIMRVGGGAPYRTMLKEIYPGLRKVNLKLEYTVANFDVQQGRIVIKTNPKYLSLNEMYQVANSYPKGSDDFVNVFDIAVRMYPNDPVANLNSAAVALSRKDIKTAMRFMEKANKQTAEYLNNSGVYYFLNGDINQAIANFSQAAQMGNEAAKGNMKQLQKILNAKKK, from the coding sequence ATGAAAACAAAAATTGTATATTTATTACTGGCTCTGGTGATTGCGCTACCTGCAGGTGCCCAGAAACTTTACAATGATGCCCTCAGCCTTTCCGACGTGTCGCTTTGGCAACAAGGGAACTCCCTTTATATCGATATGAAAATCGATATGTCGAACCTCGCAGTAAGCCCTCAACGTTCGCTTACGCTTACTCCGCTATTGACGGACGGACAGCACAACGTTGCACTGGAAAATATCATCATTAACGGTCGTCGCCGTCAAAAAGCTTATATTCGCGGCATAGCCATCAAACAGGAACTTCCCGCAGGAATCGTGATCCCTTACGAAAAAAGAGGTGTACTGGACTATACCCAAGTGATCCCTTACGAACCGTGGATGGAAAACGCCTCCCTGAATTTGGTGGAAAACCTATGCGGATGCGGTAACAATGAAGAAATGATTGCTCAGGAACTCATCAGTAACGATGTCTCTACCGAGGCCAAACGTCTTGCAGCTATGGCACCGATAGTAGCCTACATCCAACCGGCCGTGGAAGTGGTTAAGGAACGTAGCGAACAATACGAAGCACATCTGGATTTCCCGGTAAACAAAGCAGTGATCCTCCCTGAATTCATGAACAACCATAAGGAATTGACGAATATCCAAACGATGTTCGACAAAATCCAAAACGATAAGAACCTTACGGTTACGGGTATAAGCATCGAAGGATTCGCTTCACCGGAAGGCCCGCTGAAACTGAATGAAAAACTTTCTCAGAACCGCGCTGAAGCCCTGAAGAAATATCTCACAACCAATGAGAAGATTCCGGCTAACCTTTACAAGGTATCTTTCGGTGGTGAGAACTGGGACGGATTAGTGAAAGCATTGGAAACTTCTTCCATGAAAGATAAAGAAACATTTATCAGTATCATAAAGAATACTTCCGATGATGCTTTGCGCAAAAAAGAGATTATGCGTGTAGGCGGTGGCGCTCCATACCGCACCATGTTGAAGGAGATTTACCCGGGACTTCGTAAAGTGAACTTGAAATTAGAGTATACGGTTGCCAACTTCGATGTTCAACAAGGCCGTATCGTTATCAAGACAAATCCGAAATATCTGAGTTTGAATGAAATGTATCAGGTAGCCAACAGCTATCCGAAAGGCAGTGACGATTTTGTCAATGTATTCGATATCGCTGTGCGCATGTATCCGAATGATCCGGTAGCCAACCTCAACTCGGCAGCTGTAGCATTAAGCAGAAAAGACATAAAGACTGCCATGCGATTCATGGAAAAAGCCAACAAGCAGACAGCTGAATACCTCAACAACAGTGGTGTATACTATTTCCTCAACGGAGACATCAACCAAGCCATCGCTAACTTCAGCCAAGCAGCCCAAATGGGTAATGAAGCGGCTAAAGGAAATATGAAACAGTTACAGAAAATATTGAATGCAAAGAAAAAATAA
- a CDS encoding GH92 family glycosyl hydrolase, translating into MKKYYLFVLLSVLITSCKPAKQLTDYVNPLLGTATLWEPEDLGYVRTWKQRTWGAEVFPGASLPNAMVQLSPVTQYRSGAGYQYEDSVIYGFTHTNKGHWNLLHIPLLPVTGTISPSNFCSGYSHRNESAHPGYYQVFLDRYNVNAELTSTLRCAYHKYTFPQKEDKKLLADMTRTNNHVSDWEIKKVNDHTFAGFQQAGEKMYFYATSNFKIKEIGQVKDEKHEVSLIDFEDSKNAQPLELKIGFSFVSIDNAKMNLEKEMIDKSFAQVREEANDTWQQQLSKILVSGGSEREKGIFYSCLYRSFLWPALRSDVNGEYTDAKGEVVNNGFRYYTDPSFWDDYRNKLILLGMLSPDVAVDVIQSITDKGEKRNGYMPTFFHGDHASTFVAGSYLRGLKGFDLERAYKLLLKNATVPGHGGRPYLDEYIEKGWIAEKDTTNVPTWDEYKAAVTKTIEYAYDDYATALIAKTLNDQSNYELLMKRSGNYKNLFDPSTGFWRGRIANGEWIEDFDPYYPYFAYMYREANAWQSLFFAPHDPEGMIALYPSKQAVEMKLDSLFSEPWRGYEAHNMTGFIGNYCHGNQPDHSVPYTYYFIGKQEKAQCMLDSIMDRFYDMGADKLAYSGMDDAGEMSSWYVFNALGLYTYSPADPEYIVTVPLFDKVNFTLGDGTQFSISKRGTGKKITDITYDGKPLNGWFISHDLLKEGKELVITTME; encoded by the coding sequence ATGAAAAAGTATTATCTTTTTGTACTACTATCAGTTTTGATCACAAGCTGTAAACCGGCAAAACAGTTAACCGATTATGTTAATCCCCTTTTGGGAACAGCCACTCTCTGGGAACCGGAAGACCTGGGCTACGTCCGTACCTGGAAACAACGCACATGGGGAGCCGAAGTGTTCCCCGGAGCCTCGCTTCCCAATGCGATGGTACAGTTAAGCCCTGTCACCCAATACCGTAGCGGGGCGGGCTATCAGTACGAAGATTCGGTAATTTATGGTTTCACGCATACCAACAAAGGACATTGGAACCTGTTGCACATACCGTTGCTCCCTGTCACCGGTACTATTTCCCCAAGCAATTTCTGCTCGGGCTACAGCCACCGGAACGAATCGGCACATCCGGGCTACTATCAGGTATTTCTCGACAGATACAACGTCAATGCTGAACTGACCTCTACCCTGCGTTGCGCCTATCATAAATATACCTTCCCCCAAAAAGAGGATAAAAAGCTCCTGGCGGACATGACCCGTACCAACAACCATGTGAGCGATTGGGAAATCAAAAAGGTAAACGACCACACATTTGCCGGATTCCAGCAAGCAGGCGAGAAGATGTATTTCTACGCTACTTCCAATTTCAAAATAAAAGAGATCGGACAAGTCAAGGACGAGAAACACGAAGTATCCCTAATTGACTTCGAGGACAGCAAAAACGCCCAACCGCTCGAACTAAAAATCGGTTTCTCTTTTGTAAGCATCGACAACGCCAAAATGAATCTTGAAAAAGAGATGATCGATAAGAGCTTTGCACAAGTACGTGAAGAGGCCAACGATACGTGGCAACAGCAGTTATCAAAGATACTTGTGTCCGGAGGCAGCGAACGCGAAAAGGGCATCTTTTATTCCTGCCTGTACCGTTCCTTTCTATGGCCAGCCCTGCGGAGCGATGTGAACGGAGAATATACCGATGCCAAAGGGGAAGTGGTCAATAACGGTTTCCGCTATTATACAGACCCTTCTTTCTGGGACGACTATCGCAACAAACTCATTTTACTGGGTATGCTCTCGCCCGATGTTGCCGTCGATGTGATCCAATCCATCACAGACAAAGGAGAGAAAAGAAACGGATACATGCCCACTTTCTTTCATGGGGACCACGCCTCCACCTTCGTTGCCGGAAGTTACCTGCGCGGACTGAAAGGTTTCGACCTAGAACGTGCCTACAAACTATTATTGAAAAACGCCACAGTTCCCGGACACGGTGGCAGACCTTATCTGGACGAATACATCGAAAAAGGATGGATTGCTGAAAAAGATACCACCAATGTCCCCACCTGGGATGAATACAAAGCTGCCGTTACAAAAACCATAGAATACGCTTATGATGATTATGCAACGGCATTGATCGCCAAAACCCTGAATGACCAAAGCAACTACGAACTTCTGATGAAGCGTTCCGGCAACTATAAAAACTTATTCGATCCCAGCACCGGTTTCTGGAGGGGACGCATCGCCAATGGCGAATGGATCGAAGATTTCGATCCTTACTATCCCTATTTCGCCTACATGTACCGGGAAGCCAACGCCTGGCAATCCTTGTTCTTTGCCCCGCACGACCCGGAGGGAATGATTGCACTCTATCCGAGTAAACAAGCTGTGGAGATGAAACTCGATTCACTCTTCTCTGAACCCTGGAGAGGATACGAAGCGCACAACATGACCGGATTCATCGGGAATTACTGCCACGGCAACCAGCCCGACCATAGCGTGCCCTATACCTATTACTTCATCGGCAAACAAGAGAAAGCACAATGTATGCTCGACAGCATCATGGATCGCTTCTATGACATGGGAGCCGATAAACTTGCCTATTCGGGGATGGACGATGCCGGTGAAATGTCTTCCTGGTATGTATTCAATGCCCTCGGACTTTATACCTATTCTCCTGCCGACCCGGAATATATCGTAACTGTTCCCTTGTTCGACAAAGTGAACTTTACTTTGGGTGACGGTACTCAGTTCAGCATCAGCAAACGCGGAACTGGGAAAAAGATAACGGATATTACCTATGACGGAAAACCGTTAAACGGCTGGTTTATCTCCCACGATCTTCTGAAGGAAGGAAAGGAACTAGTCATTACTACGATGGAATAA
- a CDS encoding acyl-CoA carboxylase subunit beta, with protein sequence MKELITRLEEMNRKAEKGGGDARIEKQHAAGKLTARERIDMLLEKGSFIELDKLVTHRCTDFGMEKQKIPGDGVVTGYGMIGKRLVYVFAQDFTVFGGALSETYAKKICKVMDMAMQMGAPIIGLNDSGGARIQEGVRSLAGYAEIFLRNSLASGVIPQISAIMGPCAGGAVYSPALTDFILMVKNSGYMFITGPDVVKSVTQEEVSKDDLGGAGVHTTISGVAHLSAENDIECINYIRELISYLPGNNMEEPPFVATSDSPTRLTPELSALVPTNPNQPYDIKEMIRSVADDNSFFELQEEYAKNIVIGYIRLNGKTVGVVANQPMVLAGTLDINASVKAARFVRFCDAFNIPLLTLVDVPGFLPGVDQEYGGIIRNGAKLLYAYCEATVPKVTVITRKAYGGAYDVMSSKHIRGDINLAFPTAEIAVMGPDGAVNILFRKEIDKAQNAETKRKELQDDYRGKFANPYRAAELGYVDEVIDPAITRLRLIRSFEMLANKRQSNPPKKHSNIPL encoded by the coding sequence ATGAAAGAGCTTATAACTCGGCTGGAAGAGATGAACCGGAAAGCTGAAAAAGGCGGCGGAGACGCACGCATCGAGAAACAACATGCAGCTGGTAAGCTGACAGCACGCGAACGCATTGATATGCTTCTGGAAAAGGGGTCGTTTATCGAACTTGATAAACTGGTAACTCATCGTTGCACGGACTTTGGCATGGAGAAGCAAAAAATACCCGGAGACGGTGTCGTGACCGGATACGGAATGATCGGCAAACGGCTGGTATATGTATTTGCACAGGACTTTACGGTTTTCGGAGGGGCACTTTCCGAAACGTATGCCAAGAAAATATGTAAGGTAATGGATATGGCAATGCAGATGGGGGCACCCATCATCGGACTGAATGACTCGGGAGGTGCCCGTATTCAGGAAGGTGTGCGGTCTTTGGCGGGTTACGCGGAGATATTCCTTCGCAACTCCCTCGCTTCGGGAGTGATACCGCAGATAAGTGCCATCATGGGGCCGTGTGCCGGAGGTGCTGTTTATTCACCTGCATTGACCGATTTTATCCTGATGGTGAAGAACTCCGGTTACATGTTTATCACGGGACCCGACGTAGTAAAGAGCGTTACCCAGGAAGAGGTAAGCAAGGATGACCTGGGAGGAGCAGGGGTACATACTACGATATCCGGAGTTGCCCATCTTTCCGCTGAGAACGATATAGAATGTATCAATTACATCCGGGAATTGATTTCTTACCTTCCCGGCAACAACATGGAAGAACCCCCGTTTGTAGCAACCAGTGACTCGCCTACACGACTGACTCCGGAGCTTTCCGCCTTGGTTCCCACGAATCCGAACCAACCTTACGACATCAAGGAAATGATCCGTTCCGTAGCCGATGACAACAGTTTCTTCGAGTTGCAGGAAGAGTATGCGAAGAATATTGTGATCGGGTATATCCGTTTGAACGGAAAGACGGTCGGAGTGGTGGCAAACCAGCCTATGGTGCTTGCCGGGACACTCGATATCAATGCTTCCGTGAAAGCTGCTCGTTTCGTCCGTTTCTGCGATGCTTTCAACATTCCGCTTTTGACATTGGTCGATGTGCCGGGATTCCTTCCGGGCGTAGACCAAGAATACGGAGGCATCATCCGCAATGGAGCCAAACTGCTGTATGCTTATTGTGAAGCGACCGTCCCGAAAGTGACCGTCATCACTCGTAAGGCTTATGGAGGTGCTTATGACGTGATGAGTTCCAAACATATCCGGGGAGATATCAATCTGGCATTCCCGACTGCCGAAATTGCTGTGATGGGACCGGACGGTGCCGTGAATATACTTTTCCGTAAGGAAATAGACAAGGCGCAGAATGCCGAAACCAAGCGCAAGGAGTTGCAGGACGATTATCGTGGTAAATTTGCCAATCCGTACCGTGCTGCCGAACTGGGCTATGTGGATGAAGTGATCGATCCTGCCATTACGCGCTTGCGCCTGATACGCAGTTTCGAAATGCTGGCTAACAAACGCCAGTCCAATCCGCCTAAGAAACACTCTAACATCCCACTTTAA
- a CDS encoding DMT family transporter has translation MIRNPSNKLKGILYAAVSSSTFGLAPFFSILLLSIGFSSFEVLSYRWGVASATLVIFGLLTGCNFRLSGKAFITVFWLSLFRAATSLSLVIAYQNISSGVASIIHFMYPLAVAMTMMIFFKEKRSGWVITAILMSIIGAVLLSTGNIDHTGGNSTLGILTACISIFAYAGYIIGVRKSRAVEINSTVLTCYVMAIGALLFIVCGCFTSGIRLVTDGHAWLYILGLALPATAISNMTLVKAVKYIGPTLTSIFGAMEPLTAVVIGALAFKERFTIEGMVGILLIVSAVSIVILREKRSSR, from the coding sequence ATGATTCGTAACCCTAGCAACAAACTAAAAGGTATCTTATATGCAGCGGTGTCCTCTTCAACTTTCGGACTGGCACCCTTCTTCTCCATCCTGCTTCTCAGCATCGGTTTCTCATCATTCGAGGTGTTGAGTTACCGTTGGGGAGTGGCTTCGGCAACCTTGGTAATCTTCGGTTTGCTGACCGGCTGTAATTTTCGTTTAAGCGGTAAAGCGTTCATCACCGTCTTCTGGCTCAGCCTGTTCCGGGCGGCTACTTCACTGAGTCTGGTGATCGCCTACCAGAACATTTCAAGCGGTGTCGCCTCCATCATCCACTTTATGTATCCGCTGGCGGTAGCCATGACGATGATGATATTCTTCAAAGAAAAAAGATCGGGATGGGTCATCACAGCCATCCTGATGTCCATCATCGGAGCTGTTTTACTTTCTACCGGAAATATCGATCATACAGGTGGTAATTCCACATTAGGCATCCTTACAGCGTGCATCTCCATCTTTGCCTATGCCGGCTATATCATCGGAGTCAGGAAAAGCCGTGCAGTAGAAATCAATTCAACCGTACTGACTTGCTACGTGATGGCGATCGGGGCACTCCTTTTCATTGTCTGCGGATGTTTCACAAGCGGCATCCGGCTAGTAACGGACGGTCATGCCTGGTTGTACATTCTCGGACTGGCTTTACCGGCAACAGCCATCTCGAATATGACATTGGTGAAAGCTGTGAAATACATCGGACCCACACTTACTTCCATATTCGGAGCCATGGAACCTTTAACGGCAGTAGTCATCGGGGCATTGGCATTCAAGGAACGGTTTACCATAGAAGGAATGGTGGGTATCCTGCTGATTGTTTCCGCTGTGAGCATCGTCATACTCAGAGAAAAACGATCCTCTAGATAA